The following are encoded together in the Ketobacter sp. MCCC 1A13808 genome:
- a CDS encoding fatty acid cis/trans isomerase, with product MRLPISGSLATGLARACLILAVVILGGCNSEQTYTEVPRVTQVQQSYHFTRDVKPILEQKCIACHACNDAPCQLKLEASEGLERGASKIKVYDGSRTEDIEPTRLHIDAQTPQQWRKQGFYSVLANQSEEGVDSSGSLVHEFITLGMSNPVEENKPLNDEYKLDINREFSCPAPSEFADYAEDHPTGGMPYGVSGLTNTEYKVLSTWLEEGAVFDAQAADLSKSQQQHIKKWEDFLNQQNPRAQLVSRYLFEHLFLAHLYFSEDDARNKQFFQVVRSSNPAPEPINVIATTRPNDEPGTKVYYRLRPITDTLIHKTHIVYRFDDQRMDRYQELFLEGDWQVQQLPGYTYTDSSNPFLAFEAIPAKARYQFMLDEAEYFTRTFIRGPVCRGQIATDVIRDQFWVMFEDPEHDQYIVNPDHRKKVSPLLGLPGQKSDILDLGTEYLRYQEKRNQYRAERSQRYHEAYDKGLTLDNIWDGDNENNNAFLSIFRHHDSASVERGWIGRTPKTLWLMDYPLFERTYYELVVNFNVYGSVSHQAQTRLYFDLIRNGGESNFMLLLPPEKRQKLYASWYEGSGEIKTNLSYQDLDTKTPSAIEYNGKSPVKQQLIDLVLKKFDSVIADDPINRCRSEECAPDYKGKKSTVAMLQPLVAGDSKQLKGIQQLPEVTVLRVDAEDGEFNIYSLIRNRAHTNVAFMLGEEDRYKPDSDSLTIVDFPMSSYPNYLFRVSHKQLPEFVDQLIAINSPQDRKKLIDQWGIRRSNPEFWKNFHSMTQYLDQHRPMQSGIFDLNRYEGW from the coding sequence ATGAGACTACCCATCTCCGGGTCACTTGCAACGGGGCTTGCCCGGGCTTGCCTGATATTGGCCGTCGTTATTCTTGGTGGCTGTAATTCCGAACAGACTTACACAGAAGTGCCAAGAGTTACTCAGGTTCAGCAAAGCTATCATTTTACCCGAGACGTAAAACCGATATTGGAACAAAAGTGTATCGCTTGTCATGCCTGCAACGATGCTCCCTGCCAATTAAAACTCGAAGCATCCGAAGGACTGGAGCGGGGCGCCAGTAAGATCAAAGTCTATGACGGTAGCCGAACAGAAGATATCGAACCAACCCGCCTGCACATTGATGCACAAACACCGCAACAATGGCGCAAGCAAGGCTTCTACTCTGTGCTGGCGAATCAATCAGAAGAAGGGGTGGATTCGTCCGGCTCTCTGGTTCATGAGTTTATTACTTTGGGCATGAGTAATCCGGTTGAAGAAAACAAGCCGCTGAATGACGAATACAAACTGGATATCAATCGTGAATTCAGCTGCCCGGCGCCCAGCGAATTTGCCGATTACGCAGAAGACCATCCTACCGGTGGCATGCCTTATGGTGTAAGCGGTTTGACAAACACCGAATACAAAGTGTTATCCACCTGGCTGGAAGAAGGCGCTGTATTTGATGCCCAGGCTGCTGACCTTAGCAAGTCGCAACAACAACACATAAAAAAGTGGGAAGATTTTCTCAATCAACAGAATCCTCGTGCACAGTTGGTATCGCGTTATTTGTTTGAGCATTTATTTTTGGCGCACCTTTATTTCTCTGAAGACGATGCCAGGAACAAACAGTTTTTTCAGGTGGTACGTTCCTCCAATCCGGCACCCGAGCCGATCAATGTGATTGCCACGACCCGGCCTAACGACGAACCCGGAACCAAAGTGTATTACCGGTTACGTCCGATTACCGATACCCTGATTCACAAAACCCATATCGTATACCGTTTTGATGATCAACGAATGGATCGCTATCAGGAATTGTTCCTGGAAGGAGACTGGCAGGTACAGCAGTTGCCTGGTTATACATACACGGACTCTTCCAATCCCTTTTTAGCGTTCGAAGCAATACCCGCCAAAGCCCGCTATCAATTTATGCTGGACGAAGCAGAGTATTTCACCCGCACCTTTATCCGCGGACCGGTTTGCCGCGGACAGATCGCAACGGATGTTATCCGAGATCAGTTCTGGGTTATGTTTGAAGATCCCGAGCACGACCAATACATCGTTAATCCCGATCATCGGAAAAAAGTATCCCCGTTATTAGGATTACCCGGTCAGAAATCCGATATTCTGGATTTGGGCACGGAATACCTGCGTTATCAGGAAAAACGCAATCAGTACCGTGCAGAGCGCAGCCAGCGATACCACGAGGCCTACGACAAGGGACTGACGCTGGATAATATCTGGGACGGAGACAATGAGAACAACAACGCGTTCCTCAGCATATTCCGCCATCACGACAGTGCCTCTGTTGAACGCGGCTGGATTGGACGAACACCAAAAACGTTATGGCTAATGGATTATCCGTTGTTTGAACGCACCTACTATGAACTAGTGGTTAACTTCAATGTGTATGGCAGTGTCTCCCATCAGGCTCAAACCCGCCTGTACTTTGATTTAATACGCAACGGCGGCGAATCCAATTTTATGCTATTACTGCCACCGGAAAAGCGACAGAAACTGTATGCAAGTTGGTATGAAGGGAGCGGGGAGATAAAAACCAATCTGAGTTATCAGGATTTGGATACCAAAACCCCGTCTGCGATTGAATACAACGGAAAGTCACCGGTCAAGCAACAGCTTATTGATCTGGTTTTGAAGAAGTTTGACTCGGTGATTGCAGACGATCCTATCAATCGCTGCCGCTCCGAAGAGTGCGCGCCGGATTACAAAGGAAAAAAATCCACTGTGGCCATGCTGCAACCTCTGGTTGCAGGAGACAGCAAACAATTAAAAGGGATTCAGCAATTACCGGAAGTCACAGTGCTGCGGGTGGATGCTGAAGACGGTGAATTTAATATTTACAGTCTGATACGCAATCGCGCTCACACCAATGTCGCCTTTATGCTGGGTGAAGAGGATCGATACAAGCCAGACTCTGACTCACTCACTATTGTCGATTTCCCTATGAGCAGTTACCCCAATTACCTGTTCCGCGTTTCACACAAACAGCTACCTGAATTTGTTGATCAACTGATTGCGATTAATAGCCCGCAGGATCGTAAAAAGCTAATTGATCAATGGGGCATCCGTCGCAGCAATCCGGAATTCTGGAAAAACTTTCACAGTATGACGCAATACCTGGATCAACATAGACCCATGCAGTCCGGGATCTTCGATCTGAACCGATATGAAGGCTGGTAA
- a CDS encoding circularly permuted type 2 ATP-grasp protein, translating to MSVSWNDYDPGKFFDELIQSKGKPRKHAENLAKFLASHSLEELETRKAIAELSIKEMGITFTVYTEEEGSIDRSWPFDIMPRMIAKSEWSKIELGLKQRVQALNLFIDDIYHEQKIVKDGVFPKELLDNSVNFRKECMGVSPPLNIWAHICGSDLVRDSDGTVYVLEDNLRVPSGVSYMLENRSVMKRVFPELFESYNIQPVDDYCSQLFDMLASISPRPADYPEVVVLTPGIFNSAYFEHAYLAQQMGCELVEGRDLVVQDDDCVYMRTVEGLQQVDVIYRRIDDLFLDPEAFDKDSMLGVPGLLRAWKKGKVALANAPGAGVADDKVVYAFVPEIIKYYLGEEVLLPNVPTYRCMYEKEQEYVLNNLADLVVKPANESGGYGMLIGPFSTKKEREKFAQLIKKDPRNYIAQPTLGLSTVPTFIDNRMEPRHVDLRPFILSGDYTYVTMGGLTRVALKKGSLVVNSSQGGGSKDTWIVEEDS from the coding sequence ATGTCTGTGAGCTGGAACGATTACGACCCGGGAAAGTTTTTCGATGAACTTATTCAGTCCAAAGGTAAGCCGCGTAAGCACGCAGAGAATCTGGCAAAGTTTCTAGCCAGTCACAGCTTGGAAGAGCTGGAAACGCGCAAGGCCATAGCTGAGTTGTCCATCAAGGAAATGGGAATAACTTTTACGGTTTATACCGAAGAAGAAGGTTCCATTGATCGCTCGTGGCCATTCGACATCATGCCGCGCATGATTGCGAAATCCGAGTGGAGCAAAATCGAGCTGGGATTGAAACAACGGGTCCAGGCTCTGAACTTGTTTATTGATGACATTTATCACGAGCAAAAAATTGTTAAAGACGGCGTCTTTCCGAAAGAGTTACTGGATAACTCCGTGAACTTTCGCAAGGAATGTATGGGGGTATCGCCACCGCTGAACATCTGGGCGCACATTTGCGGTTCGGATTTGGTGCGCGACAGCGACGGCACCGTGTATGTTTTGGAAGACAATTTACGCGTACCGTCCGGTGTCTCTTATATGTTGGAAAACCGCTCAGTAATGAAACGGGTGTTTCCGGAGCTTTTTGAAAGTTACAACATACAGCCGGTCGATGACTATTGTTCCCAGTTGTTCGATATGCTGGCGTCGATCTCGCCGCGGCCGGCGGATTACCCGGAAGTTGTCGTACTGACGCCCGGAATTTTCAACTCGGCCTATTTTGAACATGCTTATCTGGCACAGCAGATGGGGTGTGAGTTAGTCGAAGGTCGGGATTTGGTGGTGCAGGATGACGATTGCGTCTATATGCGGACGGTGGAAGGTCTGCAGCAGGTGGACGTTATCTATCGCCGTATTGATGATTTGTTTCTGGATCCGGAAGCGTTCGACAAAGATTCCATGCTGGGTGTGCCCGGCCTGCTGCGTGCCTGGAAGAAGGGTAAAGTGGCGCTGGCCAATGCACCGGGCGCCGGCGTGGCAGATGACAAAGTCGTCTACGCGTTTGTACCGGAAATCATAAAATACTATTTGGGCGAAGAAGTACTGCTGCCTAACGTGCCTACCTATCGTTGTATGTACGAAAAAGAACAGGAATATGTACTCAATAATCTGGCCGATCTGGTGGTGAAGCCCGCCAATGAATCCGGGGGCTACGGTATGCTGATCGGTCCCTTTTCTACCAAAAAAGAACGTGAAAAATTTGCCCAGCTAATAAAAAAAGATCCTCGCAACTATATTGCCCAGCCTACTTTGGGGTTGTCCACGGTGCCGACCTTTATCGATAACCGGATGGAGCCCAGGCATGTGGATTTACGACCGTTTATTCTCAGCGGTGATTACACCTATGTGACTATGGGTGGTTTAACCCGTGTCGCACTGAAGAAAGGATCGTTAGTCGTTAATTCGTCCCAAGGTGGTGGCAGTAAAGACACCTGGATTGTGGAGGAGGATTCATAA
- the ybaK gene encoding Cys-tRNA(Pro) deacylase — MTPAIDLAKQAGIEHRVHQYSHDSGSASYGAEAAEKLSLPPQQVFKTLVVQLEPAELVVAVIPVCTQLNMKRLAKVAGAKKAAMADPGAVQRSSGYIMGGVSPLGQKKALRTFIDDSANGFITVFVSAGRRGLEIELSSADLSRLTDAVFAGLSS; from the coding sequence ATGACCCCCGCTATTGACCTGGCTAAACAGGCTGGAATTGAACATCGTGTACACCAATACAGCCACGATTCCGGTAGCGCCTCCTATGGTGCCGAGGCCGCTGAAAAGCTTTCTTTGCCTCCGCAGCAAGTGTTCAAAACCCTGGTTGTTCAACTGGAACCGGCGGAGTTGGTCGTGGCAGTTATTCCGGTGTGCACGCAACTCAACATGAAACGGTTGGCGAAAGTTGCAGGCGCTAAAAAAGCGGCCATGGCTGACCCAGGGGCCGTACAGCGTTCCAGTGGTTACATAATGGGGGGTGTAAGCCCGCTGGGTCAGAAAAAAGCCCTGCGCACCTTTATAGACGATTCTGCCAACGGTTTTATTACTGTTTTTGTCAGTGCCGGACGCCGTGGGCTGGAAATTGAATTGAGTTCCGCGGACTTAAGCCGCCTTACTGATGCTGTCTTTGCCGGATTGTCTTCGTGA
- a CDS encoding CsbD family protein, whose product MNTDQIEGKWKQLKGKVKENWGELTDDDLDVAEGKRDYLIGKIQSRYGKSKEEAKQEVDSFFEKI is encoded by the coding sequence ATGAATACCGACCAAATTGAAGGTAAGTGGAAACAGTTAAAAGGTAAAGTTAAAGAAAATTGGGGTGAACTGACAGACGATGATCTGGACGTCGCCGAAGGTAAACGTGATTATCTGATTGGTAAAATTCAGTCTCGCTACGGTAAGTCCAAAGAAGAAGCGAAGCAGGAAGTAGATAGCTTCTTCGAGAAGATCTAG
- a CDS encoding zinc metallopeptidase: MILVLLALLLLGLMFYPQYATRKLLQKHNSPRADFPGTGGQFAEHLIQRFKLTDVSTEITASGDHYDPQARCVRLSKDHFEGKSLTAVVVAAHEVGHAIQHHTQSKALLTRTALARFAFYAGKAAQVALVATPLLTGVSPGLARLSLVIVVGGILMSTLVHLITLPVEWDASFNKAMPVLREGDYLSADDLVNAKRILTACAMTYVSASLGSLVGVLRWVRWLR; the protein is encoded by the coding sequence GTGATATTGGTATTGTTGGCGCTATTGCTGCTGGGGCTGATGTTTTATCCTCAATACGCTACCCGAAAACTGCTGCAAAAGCACAATTCGCCCCGCGCGGATTTCCCCGGCACCGGGGGCCAGTTTGCAGAACACCTGATCCAGCGTTTTAAACTGACGGATGTGTCCACAGAAATAACGGCCTCAGGCGATCATTACGATCCGCAAGCACGTTGTGTTCGACTGAGTAAAGATCACTTCGAAGGAAAATCCCTGACTGCGGTGGTGGTCGCCGCCCACGAAGTGGGTCACGCTATTCAGCACCACACCCAATCCAAAGCCCTGTTAACCCGTACGGCGTTAGCCAGATTCGCATTCTATGCAGGTAAAGCAGCGCAGGTAGCGCTGGTTGCCACGCCCCTATTGACCGGCGTTTCACCGGGGCTGGCGCGTTTATCGCTGGTCATCGTTGTGGGCGGTATCCTGATGTCGACTTTGGTTCACCTCATCACATTGCCGGTGGAGTGGGATGCCAGCTTTAATAAAGCAATGCCGGTGTTACGGGAGGGGGACTATTTGTCAGCAGACGATCTGGTGAATGCAAAGCGGATTCTGACCGCCTGTGCGATGACCTATGTCAGTGCCTCGCTGGGAAGTTTAGTGGGAGTATTGCGCTGGGTACGTTGGTTACGCTAA
- a CDS encoding alpha-E domain-containing protein, protein MLVRVAETLYWMARYLERAENMARLINVNTNLILDIPKKTELGWEPLIDITGTREMYEKYYDNFDERSVMKYLISDADSPVSIANSLKWARDNGRTVRDVIPREAWEQINALNHYAKDQLNVAMSKRGRFSYLNEIILRNQTIVGLLSGTVNRDQGYVFVRLGRNIERADMTSRIIDVRSANLLTLENVDMQPFENIQWMSVLKSLTAYQMYRQAMQARVRRSDVVKFLFQSQRFPRSILFCVQQMERCVNELPERDNSMRRIHHLLRILKNAELHAYDQSMLHVFIDQIQIELSSIHDALMNQFFLSGRVQQSSSQTQKQAS, encoded by the coding sequence ATGCTAGTGCGTGTAGCGGAAACCTTATACTGGATGGCCCGGTATCTTGAGCGGGCAGAAAACATGGCGCGTCTGATTAACGTCAATACCAACCTGATCCTGGATATTCCGAAAAAGACGGAATTGGGTTGGGAGCCGTTGATCGATATTACCGGCACGCGGGAAATGTATGAGAAGTACTACGACAATTTTGATGAACGCTCGGTGATGAAGTATTTGATCAGTGACGCGGACAGCCCCGTGTCGATAGCGAACTCGTTAAAATGGGCGCGGGATAACGGTCGCACGGTGCGAGACGTTATCCCCAGGGAAGCCTGGGAGCAAATCAACGCGCTGAACCATTATGCCAAAGACCAGCTCAATGTGGCGATGTCGAAGCGTGGACGCTTCAGCTATCTGAACGAAATTATTTTACGTAACCAAACCATCGTGGGTTTGTTGTCCGGCACCGTCAATCGTGATCAGGGTTATGTGTTTGTTCGGCTGGGTCGCAATATTGAACGGGCCGATATGACATCCCGAATTATTGATGTGCGCTCAGCCAATCTGTTAACGCTGGAAAACGTGGATATGCAGCCATTTGAAAATATCCAGTGGATGAGTGTTTTGAAATCGCTTACCGCCTATCAAATGTATCGGCAAGCCATGCAAGCACGGGTAAGGCGCAGTGATGTGGTCAAATTTTTGTTTCAATCACAACGATTTCCCCGTTCTATTTTATTCTGTGTCCAACAGATGGAGCGATGTGTTAACGAACTTCCGGAGCGGGACAATTCCATGCGAAGGATTCATCACCTGTTGCGAATTCTGAAAAACGCGGAGTTACACGCCTACGATCAAAGTATGCTGCATGTGTTTATCGACCAGATTCAGATTGAGCTGAGTAGTATTCACGATGCGTTGATGAATCAGTTTTTCCTCAGTGGGCGGGTGCAACAATCCTCCTCTCAAACCCAGAAGCAGGCTTCCTGA
- a CDS encoding pyridoxamine 5'-phosphate oxidase family protein — MGQQFNEIAEKHKAFIESQPVFFVGTAASDGRVNVSPKGMDCLRVVDQNRVIWLNVTGSGNETATHINHNPRMTLMFNAFAGDPLILRLYGTATCVHQGEAEWDILARQLPAQPGARQIFDLKVDLVQTSCGMAVPYLDYVGERTQLNAWAEKKGQSGIRDYWQKKNQTSIDGKATGILDKSP; from the coding sequence ATGGGTCAGCAATTTAACGAGATCGCTGAAAAGCACAAAGCGTTCATTGAATCCCAACCTGTTTTTTTTGTGGGTACCGCCGCCAGTGATGGGCGCGTGAATGTTTCCCCCAAGGGCATGGACTGCCTTAGAGTCGTTGATCAGAACCGTGTCATCTGGTTGAACGTGACCGGAAGTGGTAATGAAACGGCAACCCATATCAACCACAACCCCAGAATGACTCTGATGTTTAACGCCTTTGCAGGCGATCCTCTGATACTCAGGCTCTATGGCACCGCCACCTGCGTCCATCAAGGGGAGGCGGAATGGGACATACTCGCGCGCCAACTGCCCGCTCAGCCCGGTGCAAGGCAAATTTTTGATCTGAAAGTTGATCTGGTGCAAACCTCATGTGGCATGGCTGTTCCCTATCTGGATTACGTCGGGGAACGTACTCAATTGAACGCCTGGGCCGAGAAAAAAGGGCAATCCGGAATCCGGGACTACTGGCAGAAAAAAAATCAGACCAGTATCGACGGCAAAGCCACCGGTATTTTAGACAAAAGCCCGTAG